A region of Vigna radiata var. radiata cultivar VC1973A chromosome 10, Vradiata_ver6, whole genome shotgun sequence DNA encodes the following proteins:
- the LOC106774875 gene encoding uncharacterized protein LOC106774875 translates to MRQPEVWGHGSVVIFFIIVAILLVGPLLMGTSTPPGIPLLMVFPVVIAAVLIFLVVTSN, encoded by the coding sequence atgAGGCAACCTGAAGTATGGGGTCATGGTTCAgttgtgatattttttatcattgtaGCCATTCTTCTGGTTGGCCCACTTCTGATGGGTACTTCTACACCACCAGGAATTCCTTTGCTTATGGTGTTTCCGGTCGTTATTGCAGCCGTTTTGATATTTCTCGTGGTAACCTCTAACTGA